A single window of Rhipicephalus microplus isolate Deutch F79 chromosome 5, USDA_Rmic, whole genome shotgun sequence DNA harbors:
- the LOC119175530 gene encoding uncharacterized protein LOC119175530, with protein sequence MAPFHLLDQPIPSSTSAHPADLNVSPSSAPFSGQERAAAMGPVVNFFCFIVQISSFVYTWPCAASAASTNGSTSTIILIAVPAAQPDACATTAWMAPFHLLDQPIPSSTSAHPADLNVSPSSAPFSGQERAAAMGPVVNFFCFIVQVGNRPSLYSKRSSDTCLLLFPGPSVIYDNVSECFHVLKLLLCGDIESNPGPDDKVLTAIASLSAKVDSRHAELLAVLNQVQTNQSLLEQKVTDLSSRLATVETMVESYDSGHHILDLPQAVNTVIRNETTALHSRLDELEDRSRRDNLIFFGIADNVSEGWAQSEKIITDLISQKLDLNLSNEAIQRAHRLGAYVPNKCRPIIVKFQSSKIKDNVFYQRKKFQPSKVSVSEDFSRATRQCRKKLHEFGKNSGQPYSLRVNKLYINKTVYVYCHVTDRVCELETREERNNSNIGNTSPVTLPAAASLPAPAT encoded by the coding sequence ATGGCACCGTTCCACCTTTTGGACCAGCCGATTCCTTCGTCGACGTCAGCACATCCTGCTGATTTAAACGTCAGCCCGTCGTCGGCGCCTTTCAGTGGCCAGGAAAGAGCGGCAGCTATGGGACCGGTTGTGAATTTTTTCTGCTTCATCGTGCAGATTTCGTCTTTTGTCTACACGTGGCCATGCGCTGCTTCTGCGGCGTCAACGAACGGGTCTACGTCAACGATCATCCTAATCGCTGTCCCCGCTGCTCAACCCGATGCCTGTGCTACAACCGCCTGGATGGCACCGTTCCACCTTTTGGACCAGCCGATTCCTTCGTCGACGTCAGCACATCCTGCTGATTTAAACGTCAGCCCGTCGTCGGCGCCTTTCAGTGGCCAGGAAAGAGCGGCAGCTATGGGACCGGTTGTGAATTTTTTCTGCTTCATCGTGCAGGTTGGTAACCGCCCGTCTTTGTACTCAAAGCGCTCCAGTGATACATGTCTGCTGCTCTTCCCTGGCCCAAGTGTTATATATGACAATGTCTCTGAGTGCTTTCATGTCCTCAAGTTACTTTTGTGCGGGGATATTGAATCAAACCCAGGACCGGACGATAAGGTGCTGACAGCTATTGCTAGCCTTTCAGCTAAAGTAGACTCGCGTCATGCGGAACTTCTTGCCGTACTTAACCAAGTTCAAACCAATCAATCTTTATTAGAACAGAAAGTAACCGACCTTTCTAGCAGGCTAGCGACAGTTGAGACGATGGTAGAATCATATGACTCGGGTCACCATATTCTTGATCTTCCGCAAGCAGTAAATACAGTCATAAGAAACGAAACGACTGCTCTTCATTCCCGACTTGACGAGTTGGAAGATCGCTCTCGTAGAGATAATTTGATATTTTTTGGCATTGCTGACAATGTTTCTGAAGGTTGGGCGCAGAGTGAAAAAATAATCACTGACCTTATATCTCAAAAACTTGACCTCAACCTATCAAATGAAGCAATACAGCGTGCGCATAGGCTTGGTGCCTATGTTCCCAATAAGTGCCGGCCTATTATTGTTAAATTTCAGTCGTCAAAAATAAAGGATAACGTTTTTTATCAGAGGAAGAAGTTTCAACCCTCTAAGGTGTCAGTTAGTGAAGATTTCTCGAGGGCAACACGACAATGCCGAAAAAAGTTACATGAATTTGGTAAAAACTCTGGACAGCCGTACTCGCTACGAGTAAACAAATTGTATATTAACAAGACTGTCTATGTGTATTGCCATGTTACCGACCGTGTGTGCGAACTTGAGACACGCGAGGAGCGCAACAACAGTAACATTGGTAATACTTCCCCCGTCACTCTTCCAGCTGCTGCCAGTTTACCCGCCCCAGCAACATAG